Genomic DNA from Raphanus sativus cultivar WK10039 unplaced genomic scaffold, ASM80110v3 Scaffold0088, whole genome shotgun sequence:
ATTACTTGTCCCGCTTCAGACCGATTCGTCGAAGTTTCCAAAATAAATTCTTCAAGAGAGATCGAGATATATAGATGGTATTGTTGTGGGATATTCTTGATTACAACAACGAAATAAAGATTAATTATCTGATAGTTTTAAAACTAAGATAAAAGGACAGCAAATTTGAATTTGAAACAGATATAGAAGTGTATTGTGTTCGGACATGTGTTGATGTCCTAAATATAGCTGAGACTACGCAAGTGAGCTCTTCTCTAGCAAGGAAGCTTCACGTCACCGACGAATAGAGATGGGccaatgttttattttatttctgtttgatccctttatttttacatttctttGAGTTTGCACCCGTAAAATAAATTGTGGGCCTTTCtactaattattttcttgtttgttttacAAAAATGCATAAGCTCTACTAATACTGTTCTTGCctacaaatattttgttttgagggTGCTTTGTTTTttacataaatacaaaattcaaattttaatttttgtatgaaATTACAAGAAATTCAAGAGTCAAGACGAAGACAGAATCGGGTAGACAGAGACAACTATGGCGACATACATTGTCCTAAATTGAATAAACTTGGGCCCAATTTGATCACTATAAATCTTTCTGTCCCAGTttacaaatatctgaaaatgACGACTTCAACGAGAGTCGCTATGGAATATAAGGATTAGGTCCGTTAACTAACAAAACCTTTTCAATCAACCTCCAATTTTTTGATTATTAAAAACCATGCCAAAAGAGAAGCTCGTCAACGTCTTCAGTCTTCTTTGTCTTATCGCGCGTCAAATTCGTCAACAACCTCGTTTTGTTacactttttaattattcttCTCATTTAAAACGCACAAGTTAAACTAAATCTTAGTCAATAGTTTCACATGATAGTATATATGTTGTCTTAGGGTCTTAATTTTATGTGATGCTTTTATTTTGTTAGTATTCCGTTCCACTAGCAATGGTACAAAATCACTAGGGAGATCAAGTAAGACAGTAACGAATAGTGAAGGAAACTTCAGTTTCATGCATCACATTCACAATGAATCCAATAATTCTAAAGAAATTATAAGGCATGGAGGTGTCTGATTGGTAGGGAGCTCTTCACATCTTACTTACAGACAACATTTAATATAATCGGTCCATTTTCGAAATAATACCGTGACCCCATGAAACTGACTTGTTTACATATACGCACCTTAGTCTATTACCACGTTTATTATTGCAACATATAAGATCAATTTGGTGTATTTAtcttcttattttcttctcAACGGATCACTATAGTTTACTCATTATGTACTAGATTAATTACTTAGCTAGGAACAGTCTCCCTATATCTAGAGATGCACTATCTTTAACGTTCTCATACCTTTCATTATTTTCGCTATGTATGTTCGTTCAACGTCCTGTATAAATATCTCTGTAATGAGAAATACGTTCACATCTAGTCTCTAGATAGAACGAAATAAGTTTTGAATATGCACAAATTAATCTTAAAATCTGTATAAAATTCCATAACAGGATTGTTATCCAGAAATTTTATTGTTGTGGGGGAACTGTGGAAAGAGACAAACGTGGGGATGTTTTTTTGTGACGAAGACCAGACCAGTCATATTCTGTCTGCCACGCTACACCGACAAATCCTTGGAAGTTTAGGGCCTATAAATGTCTCAACTATATACTTAATTGGGCTGAGAAGCCCGTTTTATACGTTTCGAATCCGGAACATTTCTGATTCGATCTTTGAGCGGTATACTTCATTGTACTGACATAGTTTTGGCTATTAATCTTGATGTATATCAAGATGGATTTTGATTGCGTACTTTGCTATACGTACTTAATAGTTGATCATCTAACTCAAAAAGCCCAATGTTAAAATCCAGTTTGGACTTCTAACTTAAAATCAATCGGTGATTATTAGATTGTTTCCAACTCTTTATATTCTATTGAATTCTTGATGTGAggtaaaaacttttttaatacttttcttCGAAACGATGATTTTTATCGACCAAAAATTTTGGTATttcaaaacaattatatttgGTCAAACGAATTAATTAAGATTTTTATATTCTGCCGAGTAGGATTATATTAATCAGAGATTTAGCGTATTTAAAGTCTGAACTGTGATACCATATGAAAACCGGGTTTGTTATAAACTTCAAACTAAAATTAATCGGTGATTATTGGAGTAacattaactttttatatattagttaatgtcCTATTACATTCTCGATGTAGGATAATTTATCTCTAATATCCAAAATTGAAAATAAGTCGTTGGACCAATCTATAACGCAAATTGGGTGATGGATTTGATGCaagttgatttgtttttttctttttcccattCCCTCCCCATCCCCCCTCCCTCTGATTAGGGGTTTGGCACTTACGACCACTCAATGGTGCCAATTGTTGAATTTGTCACCGTatctttttcttcatctttcCTGGTCAACTCTTACGTACCTTCTAGGCTCGATCTCTTGAAATATCATTTGTAAGATCAATGTATATTTACGAAAATGGTTTTACTTTTAGTACCAACTTCCAAAAAACATCAACTAATTGTTTTAGCTGTTCCTCCTATAGTTATGTTAATAAATTCAGtagttattgttatttttttaatcttgtgTCATAACTTACACAAACCAAAAATTGATCAGTTAAAAACCCATTACATTCGATATCTATGCTTATCGACaattatttgttaaatattATGGAAGACACAAGTTATGGTTGTtctatcaaatttatttttttaaaaatatttgttcgGTTTGTAGAGGGTTAAAATGCCAAAGTTGAGGCTCAAAATttcgttattttatttttttgtcatcaaactcAAAGCTTCGTTATACCGGACTAATCCTAGGATATTCCACTGATGTTCAAGAAAGTAAAAATGACATTCCTTAGAAAAATTCACAGATATTCTTGGATGATAAATTGTATAACTTATAATGTTcggaaaaataataatatagagtAGGTCTTTTTGTACTACAGGTGAAACTACATCTTTAGAATTCACGCTTAAacctctttaaaaaaataatatcaaagtAAATAGGAGTGGAGAATCTATGGAActttttctataaatagagCTGCAAGGGATCGGAAGACACTTAACCAGATCCAAAACCAATAGcaagacaaaaaaaagtctTTTCTCTCTATACTCTCTACTTGTTAATATCCTAACAACATGGCAATGCTCAccagaaacaaaaacataacCTTCTCAATGGTCTTGATATGTCTAATTCTTGTGTCTACAATGGCTAAGGCTCAACTTGATGGGCTTCTTGGCAGGGATCGTAATATCTCCAGTATACAAGGGCGTATCATGTGCTCTATCGATGGTAATCCGACTTCCACTCCTCCTGCTGGTAGGTCTGCTTTCTCTTTTTGATCAATCATGCCAAACCGGCCAAATAAAATTTGCAAAACTTCTGCAAACCATAACTGGTTTTGTTGTAGATTTTGTGATAGTTATAgtcttataaatgatatatcATACagacgaatttttttttttaatctgtattTAGCTATTAGCCATTGACGTTAGTAAAATCAGGCAAAACATGTTTGTGAAATCAACATCAAGCAATATTTTTGTGAATACTTAGAATTCTAGATCGAATATAGTATGTTCAATACCATTTGTTGCACAATCAAAATGTTAGAGTCAAAAGAATGAAGTACGGACCAATTAATACAATCTTCACggaataattaatttttgagaataatatttgaaatcCCCCCCCCCTCCCTCCCCCCAAATCGTGGACATATACAGCTTCTCCCGTTATGCTTCAGTGTGGTGGAAAAAATGTTGCAACTACGAATACGGGCGTTGATGGAGGATTCACGTTTCCTTCCAACACAGTGTCTACGATCTCGCTTTCAGAAGTCATCTACGACGGTTGTAGTGCCATGGTCATGATCCCTCTCTCTACATGCAACCCTAGCCCTCCTACCAACAGACTCGTCACGGTACGTGCAGGTCCCATCGTAGTCGTCGTTTCCAATGAGAGAAACATGGATGTATTCAAAGAACTGGTCACCCCTCTAGTTGTCACCCTCTCCCTCTGATTTCAAACTAAATTAAGCATCCCTTCTTGATTTGGTTACGGTGTGTTTCCGTTCAGctgttttatgttttctgtGATGACCATTAAAGTTTGCTTGCGTATGCATGAATAAGGTCTACATAATAAAGCGTATGTATGTTCAAAGTATTGGTCGTAACTTCTGTTACCAGGTCTTAGTTGGCGTGCAAATGCTGCAAtgtaatgaaataaaataatttcctttttatCGAGATCGGCTCTAACACGTATGCTTCTCGGAACGTCCATTACCTACACCATATCcacaaaacaaaagatttttttcCTTGAACGTTTAACTAATTAAAACTTTAGCCTTCGTTATAAAGAGAGCCGCGCGAAGGAGGGTCCATACCTGCTTTACTGCGTTCTTTTCGAGCCTATTTGATTTGGTTACTGTTATTAAAAAGCCCAATAAGACGATAATCGGACCCCATACCTGCTTCACTGCGTTCTTTTCGAGCCTATTTGAATTGGTTACTGTTATTAAAAAGCCCAATAAGACGAGGAGGCCCGTTTCTGTTGTAGACCTCCAATGTGGTACACTTCAAATTTAACATGTGTTggactttgttttcttttctcacTCCCTTCTTAACGTCTTCTGGTTGGATTAACCTATAAATTGTTTCATATTATGAGTTGGCAGAACGATGACGACTCTAACGAATTAAAATAACAGTCCGAAAGAGTAATTAACTTGCTCCAACTTTTCGATTCTGCAAGATAACTCATCATGTTCTTAAAATGCATTGTTTTTTTCATGACAACATCAAGAAATTTAGTCTTCTTAATAGAGTGTTTTGCCACAACATGATGTAAGTTATGGTGTCTAGTTATTGGATCACAAAGATTGAAAGAGTACTTTACAACTTTTTGAGACCAGTTTGGTAGTTCAATTTACAATTTGAAAATCGTATAATACAAGAATATGATCTAACAACTTTTCTCATTGTAAGTAAGTTATAAGATCGTGCCTAGAAATATCTTGCAAAGTGCAAAATTTAACACCAACTAAAAAGTAATATAAAGGAATGACAAAACTAAGCATGAGGGCATGACAAGAATTCAACATCCAAACACACGTACctatttctaaatttcaaatACAGTTCATATTAATTTGGCCTCATAACTAGGGATGTCAAATGGATGGAACTGTCTATGGGTAGTACCCATCCAAAATATAATAGGCGGTTATGAATAAGCCATATGTGAAGCGGGTTAAACGGGATAAGCCCACTTTTATGCGGAACAAGTTCAAAATATACTATAACCctttttgataagaaaaaacatttcaaaaatcttATCTTGTTATTTACCAATTACCACCATTTACCTGAGTTTCTTGGTTCCATATGTAAACTCCCGAGTGGTTTTTTCAGGGTTTTTGAAATCTATCACAGTTATTGAGCAAGCACTCACCGTTACCAAGTGGACAACTTGATCGGTGGAGGGATCGTTTTTCTGGTTACCTGGAGATTCCTTAGAAAACTAAGATTTTATGTATCCTGCGGCATCCTGCGAACGATCTGGTCCCGTGTCGTTTCATTCACAAGATACATTCACAGTTGCATATTAGTCACTTTTGTGATGGCTAAAAAAACGAGTGATCCACCTCAAAGTCCAAGATTAAAATTAAGTTCATGGACCAATCTATAACACAAGTTGAATGGTGGATTACTCTCTCCCTATATCAAGAGCCTGCGTTGTGCAAGTTTCATTGTTTACCCCCCTCTATGACTCTATCCCATATGACTAGGGGTTTGACAGTTACGGCCACCCAAGAGTCACTCCACGGGTTCTTTTAGCTGTTTTATCATGAACTAGAAAGTTTTTTCTGCTATGGTATGTAATCAAATTTGTAGTTTAATTAGCTTCTGACTAAATTATTAATCTACATTATTgataatatagttattttaactttttaatctatattattaaaactaaaatacaaaatataatttatacatcTTCAAATAAGTTGTTACATTAATTATCATTCTATATTTACTCAATTAACCAacttcattaattatattatcataataatacatcacattattaattaaattaccATAAACAATAATAGctcagatttttatttttagttaatcaatattaactttgtacaaattattata
This window encodes:
- the LOC108861360 gene encoding uncharacterized protein LOC108861360 → MAMLTRNKNITFSMVLICLILVSTMAKAQLDGLLGRDRNISSIQGRIMCSIDGNPTSTPPAASPVMLQCGGKNVATTNTGVDGGFTFPSNTVSTISLSEVIYDGCSAMVMIPLSTCNPSPPTNRLVTVRAGPIVVVVSNERNMDVFKELVTPLVVTLSL